Proteins from a single region of Oryza brachyantha chromosome 6, ObraRS2, whole genome shotgun sequence:
- the LOC102718186 gene encoding prolamin PPROL 17D-like, whose amino-acid sequence MKIFVVLALLAVAAGGASAQLFDACSQGGYGQCQQPSFMQPIMSSNPCREFVRQQCSPVMLPWEQSRRLQLSSCQLMRQQCCQQMRAMAQQYRCRDICTMVQAIVQELQFGSGLFGEAAQTQAQAQAQVALNLPVMCGVYPTYCSTPCSVATGSHCGSC is encoded by the coding sequence ATGAAGATCTTCGTCGTCCTTGCTCTCCTTGCAgtcgcggcgggcggcgcctcCGCGCAGCTCTTCGACGCCTGCAGCCAGGGTGGCTACGGGCAGTGCCAGCAGCCGTCGTTCATGCAGCCGATCATGAGCAGCAACCCGTGCAGGGAGTTCGTAAGGCAGCAGTGCAGTCCGGTGATGCTGCCCTGGGAGCAGTCGCGCCGGCTGCAGCTGAGTAGCTGCCAGCTGATGCGACAGCAGTGCTGCCAGCAAATGAGAGCGATGGCGCAGCAGTATCGCTGCCGGGATATCTGCACCATGGTGCAGGCGATCGTCCAGGAGCTACAGTTTGGCAGTGGATTGTTTGGTGAGGCGGCCCAGACTCAGGCTCAGGCTCAGGCTCAGGTGGCTCTGAACTTGCCTGTCATGTGCGGTGTCTACCCAACCTACTGCAGCACGCCTTGCAGTGTTGCTACCGGCAGTCATTGTGGCTCTTGCTGA
- the LOC102718466 gene encoding BTB/POZ domain-containing protein POB1-like, producing MPPKKHQSTPTPATAAAATPPDIPPWHPLQVTVPEPSPSPSPRRCVAYMDLTREECGRLFPSGRLRSQPFRLDGRPFFLSARCNMDQRNAFHCFGLFLAMDDDDDEDDEEDDAGSPASVTVEYEFAARTSASSSGDEFVSRYKGYYTFAGGKACGYRDLLGTPWTSLMAAADDDSIFFVDGVLRLRAELSVKELELI from the coding sequence ATGCCGCCCAAGAAGCACCAATCAACACCaaccccggcgacggcggcggcggccactcCACCGGACATCCCGCCGTGGCACCCGCTGCAGGTGACGGTCCCGgagccatcgccgtcgccgtcgccgcggcggtgcgTGGCGTACATGGACCTGACGCGGGAGGAGTGCGGTCGCCTCTTCCCGTCGGGGCGGCTACGCTCGCAGCCGTTCCGCCTCGACGGGCGGCCCTTCTTCCTGTCGGCGCGCTGCAACATGGACCAGCGTAACGCCTTCCACTGCTTCGGCCTCTTCCTAGccatggacgacgacgacgacgaggatgatGAGGAAGATGATGCAGGCTCGCCGGCGAGCGTCACCGTCGAGTACGAGTTCGCAGCGAGGACGAGCGCGTCGTCGTCAGGAGACGAGTTCGTCAGCAGGTACAAGGGGTACTACACCTTCGCCGGCGGCAAGGCGTGTGGTTACCGGGATCTGCTTGGGACTCCATGGACGTCGCTCATggctgctgctgatgatgaTAGCATCTTCTTCGTCGACGGGGTGCTGCGCTTGAGAGCTGAATTAAGCGTAAAAGAATTAGAATTAATATAG
- the LOC102705921 gene encoding BTB/POZ domain-containing protein POB1-like, producing the protein MGEMDPDFSRASGGPSFEFAFNSVNFSDRVLRIEIVAGDDAPGAKGAAGEGCSSLADWARQRKRRREELRRGKESGKFTDLETCKVEQEECDTYEENNEEPVAMIEESPPDIGQDGEDGESSDSSWSMECTQVLRVKSIYISSAILAAKSPFFYKLFSNGMKESEQRHATLRITASEENALMELLSFMYSGKLTTNQPTLLLDILMIADKFEVVSCMRHCSQLLRSLPMTTESALLYLDLPSSISMAAAVQPLTDAAKEFLANKYKDLTKLQDEAMNIPLAGIEAILWSNDLQVASEDAIYDFVIKWARSQYPKLEERREILGTRLLPLVRFCHMTCRKLRKVLACNDLDHEQATKCVTEALLYKADAPHRQRALAADVLTCRKYAERAYKYRPLKVVEFDRPYPQCIAYLDLKREECSRLFPSGRIYSQAFHLAGQGFFLSAHCNMDQQSAFHCFGLFLGMQEKGSTSVTVEYEFAARTKPSSEFVSKYKGYYTFTGGKAVGYRNLFAIPWSSFMADDSLFFIDGVLHLRAVLTINNPR; encoded by the exons ATGGGGGAGATGGACCCGGACTtctcgcgggcgagcgggggCCCGAGCTTCGAGTTCGCCTTCAACTCCGTCAACTTCTCCGACCGGGTGCTGCGgatcgagatcgtcgccgggGACGACGCGCCGGGGGCCAAGGGCGCCGCCGGGGAAGGGTGCTCCTCGCTCGCCGACTGGGCCCGCCAGCGGAAGCGGCGCCGGGAGGAGCTCCGCCGCGGGAAAG AATCAGGAAAGTTTACAGATCTGGAAACTTGTAAAGTTGAACAAGAAGAATGTGACACCTATGAGGAAAACAACGAGGAACCTGTAGCTATGATAGAAGAATCTCCACCGGATATAGGACAGGATG GTGAGGATGGAGAAAGCAGTGATTCATCCTGGAGTATGGAGTGTACCCAAGTCCTGAGAGTAAAGTCTATTTATATCAGTTCTGCGATTCTAGCTGCGAAAAGTCCTTTCTTTTACAAG CTTTTCTCAAATGGAATGAAAGAATCTGAACAGAGGCATGCAACTCTTAGAATAACTGCTTCAG AGGAAAATGCACTCATGGAGCTTTTGAGCTTTATGTATAGCGGAAAGTTGACGACAAATCAGCCAACCCTTCTGCTGGATATCTTGATGATTGCTGATAAATTCGAGGTTGTTTCTTGTATGAGGCATTGCAGTCAATTACTAAGAAGCTTGCCTATGACTACAGAATCTGCACTGCTCTATCTAGACCTCCCTTCCAGCATTTCAATGGCTGCTGCAGTTCAGCCACTGACAGATGCTGCCAAGGAATTCCTTGCCAACAAGTACAAAGATTTGACCAA GCTTCAGGATGAAGCAATGAATATTCCTCTGGCTGGCATTGAAGCCATCCTATGGAGTAATGATCTGCAGGTGGCATCAGAAGATGCTATCTATGATTTTGTGATCAAGTGGGCACGCTCTCAATACCCAAAATTGGAGGAGAGGCGTGAGATCTTGGGTACTCGTTTGTTGCCACTTGTTCGGTTCTGTCATATGACCTGCAGAAAGCTGCGGAAGGTCCTAGCATGCAATGATCTGGATCATGAGCAGGCAACTAAATGTGTCACTGAGGCACTTCTATACAAAGCTGATGCTCCGCATCGACAGCGTGCCCTTGCAGCAGATGTTTTGACTTGCAGGAAATATGCTGAGCGAGCTTACAAATACCGTCCACTTAAGGTGGTGGAATTCGACCGACCTTATCCACAGTGTATAGCATACTTGGATCTGAAGCGCGAGGAGTGCAGCCGGCTTTTCCCGTCTGGACGGATATACTCGCAAGCATTCCATCTCGCAGGGCAGGGCTTCTTTCTGTCAGCACATTGTAACATGGATCAGCAAAGTGCCTTCCATTGCTTTGGTCTGTTCCTAGGGATGCAAGAGAAAGGCTCAACAAGTGTTACTGTAGAATATGAGTTCGCTGCAAGGACAAAGCCGTCAAGCGAGTTTGTCAGCAAGTACAAGGGTTACTATACCTTCACCGGCGGAAAGGCTGTTGGATACCGGAATCTGTTTGCAATTCCATGGTCATCGTTCATGGCTGATGACAGCCTCTTCTTCATCGATGGGGTACTACACTTAAGAGCTGTATTAACCATAAACAACCCTAGATAG